From Actinopolymorpha cephalotaxi, one genomic window encodes:
- a CDS encoding TetR/AcrR family transcriptional regulator: protein MAFTQRSEETRAAILTAARRRFTDDGYERATIRAIAADAGIDPSMVMRYYGSKDGLFAAAVDIALRLPSFGDLAPERRGEALVRHFLGLWEGGRPSDALTVLLRSAVTNEAAAERARTVFATQVEAVIGAAEDDGPTRAGLVASQLLGVALCRYILRLPPVVALDAETMVAALAPTIQRYLTAPLT, encoded by the coding sequence ATGGCCTTCACCCAGCGCTCCGAGGAGACCCGGGCCGCGATCCTCACCGCGGCCCGCCGCCGCTTCACCGACGACGGCTACGAGCGCGCCACGATTCGCGCCATCGCCGCCGACGCGGGCATCGACCCCTCGATGGTGATGCGCTACTACGGCTCGAAGGACGGCCTGTTCGCCGCCGCCGTCGACATCGCCCTGCGCCTGCCGTCCTTCGGCGACCTGGCACCCGAGCGTCGCGGCGAGGCCCTCGTACGGCACTTCCTGGGACTCTGGGAGGGTGGGCGGCCGAGCGACGCGTTGACGGTGCTGCTCCGGTCGGCGGTCACCAACGAGGCCGCGGCCGAACGCGCGCGCACCGTCTTCGCCACCCAGGTCGAGGCGGTGATCGGCGCCGCCGAGGACGACGGCCCGACCCGCGCCGGCCTGGTCGCCAGCCAACTTCTCGGCGTCGCACTGTGCCGATACATCCTGCGGCTGCCGCCGGTCGTCGCCCTCGACGCCGAAACGATGGTCGCCGCCCTCGCGCCCACCATCCAGCGCTATCTCACCGCGCCTTTGACGTAG
- a CDS encoding polysaccharide lyase family 8 super-sandwich domain-containing protein, translated as MRISRRQLLSLLPTAGLATAITPERAGAQPIVRSAGQVDAVGTVDADVARLLANTVAIFAGVPESNARPEVAARLTGIDRTARTWLAAMKDTGSPGTELFAGIPLGTSDPNLTASFQHLYEIALATCVPGGPASDLHGNTTVRRRVLDGLAWLHEYYYGDQAKGYYGNWFNWEIGISTNVSRTLVLLAEEVRVYRPDLARTYVASMDAYLRNGKNGDVDLDSRFHTGANLADITTNRILQGAVLGDEARVDKAVEDQLTVFATVDPYHLQHGVTDGYYADGSFIQHDSVAYTGSYGKGLLTRVVQTLKILDGTSYLRGDDLVSVIDGWVRDGFAPLIFQGWMMEVVKGRAVSRTTTGYADVAVVVEAVVDLSSVAEGDAALALKSYVKFVRETSRAALDPTRFVSPVSIARYADIVADDSVPARDLNPASRSVAYNAMDRHVHLRPGYAFALARSSDRISKYEYMNGENLQPWFQGDGAYYLYLSGQDQAQAYGVDYFTTVSPYALAGVTSPVEQRKTIPELYGTPYYDNPDHPLNFTASSESQNTYVYFPRGTNRHSGGATLGAFGAAAMIQSDDVAYVAKQQGLLPTDFVVYQNARAHKSWFMLDEEIVVLAAGVGDPAGRAVLTTVDSRTAAPTDTITISGARRDGSAWAGVGTADLAWLRYANADQLTSVGYVFLDTTGPVRVAHGRVTRSLRVVRTANPDTPVTRSVFGVHLDHAPGVAPSSLAYALVPNASERQLGSYGAGRVVVAANTTQVQAVRHTGLGLTAVNTFGAGAYNVAGVRVDGAASVLVQRRRDGRTEVAVADPTTDRETIAVVLRGRPLTPVEPAEGVRVSAVAGGTRLDVDTSQLYGRSRTVTLEL; from the coding sequence ATGAGGATCAGCCGCCGTCAGTTGTTGTCGCTCCTGCCGACCGCCGGGCTGGCGACGGCCATCACGCCCGAGCGCGCGGGAGCGCAGCCGATCGTCAGGTCGGCCGGCCAGGTGGACGCGGTGGGCACCGTGGATGCCGACGTCGCCCGACTGCTCGCCAACACCGTCGCGATCTTCGCGGGGGTCCCCGAGTCCAACGCGCGGCCCGAGGTCGCCGCCAGGCTGACCGGCATCGACCGAACCGCGCGCACCTGGCTGGCCGCCATGAAGGACACCGGCAGCCCGGGCACCGAACTGTTCGCCGGGATCCCGCTGGGCACCAGCGACCCCAACCTCACCGCGTCGTTCCAGCACCTGTACGAGATCGCGCTCGCCACCTGCGTCCCGGGTGGCCCGGCGTCGGACCTGCACGGCAACACCACGGTGCGGCGCCGGGTGCTCGACGGCCTGGCCTGGCTGCACGAGTACTACTACGGCGACCAGGCCAAGGGCTACTACGGCAACTGGTTCAACTGGGAGATCGGCATCTCCACCAACGTCAGCAGGACGCTGGTGCTGCTGGCCGAGGAGGTGCGCGTCTACCGCCCCGACCTCGCGCGCACCTACGTCGCGTCGATGGACGCCTATCTGCGCAACGGCAAGAACGGCGACGTCGACCTCGACTCCCGCTTCCACACCGGCGCCAACCTCGCCGACATCACCACCAACCGCATCCTGCAGGGCGCGGTGCTCGGCGACGAAGCCCGGGTGGACAAGGCGGTCGAGGACCAGTTGACGGTCTTCGCCACCGTCGATCCCTACCACCTGCAGCACGGAGTGACCGACGGCTACTACGCCGACGGTTCGTTCATCCAGCACGACTCCGTCGCCTACACCGGTTCCTATGGCAAGGGCCTGTTGACACGGGTCGTGCAGACGCTGAAGATCCTCGACGGAACGAGCTACCTGCGCGGCGACGACCTCGTGTCGGTGATCGACGGCTGGGTGCGCGACGGCTTTGCCCCGTTGATCTTCCAGGGCTGGATGATGGAGGTGGTCAAGGGCCGCGCGGTCTCCCGCACCACCACCGGGTACGCCGACGTGGCCGTGGTGGTCGAGGCGGTCGTCGACCTGTCCAGCGTCGCCGAGGGCGATGCGGCCCTGGCGCTGAAGAGCTACGTGAAGTTCGTCCGCGAGACCTCCCGAGCCGCGCTCGACCCGACCCGGTTCGTCTCACCGGTGAGCATCGCGCGGTACGCCGACATCGTCGCGGACGACTCCGTTCCGGCGCGGGATCTCAACCCCGCTTCGCGAAGTGTGGCGTACAACGCGATGGACCGGCACGTCCACCTGCGTCCCGGCTACGCGTTCGCGCTCGCTCGCAGCTCCGACCGGATCAGCAAGTACGAATACATGAACGGCGAGAACCTCCAACCCTGGTTCCAAGGTGACGGCGCCTACTACCTCTACCTGTCCGGCCAGGACCAGGCCCAGGCGTACGGCGTCGACTACTTCACCACCGTGTCGCCGTACGCGCTGGCCGGGGTCACCTCGCCGGTCGAGCAGCGGAAGACGATTCCCGAGCTGTACGGAACGCCGTACTACGACAACCCCGACCACCCGCTCAACTTCACCGCGTCGTCGGAGTCGCAGAACACCTACGTCTACTTCCCGCGCGGCACCAACCGCCACTCCGGCGGCGCGACCCTCGGGGCGTTCGGCGCCGCCGCGATGATCCAGTCCGACGACGTCGCCTACGTGGCCAAGCAGCAGGGCCTGTTGCCGACCGACTTCGTGGTCTACCAGAACGCCCGCGCGCACAAGTCGTGGTTCATGCTGGACGAGGAGATCGTCGTACTCGCGGCCGGCGTCGGCGATCCTGCCGGGCGGGCGGTCCTCACCACGGTCGACTCCCGGACCGCCGCGCCGACGGACACGATCACGATCAGCGGCGCTCGGCGCGACGGAAGTGCGTGGGCAGGTGTGGGCACCGCCGACCTGGCGTGGTTGCGGTACGCCAACGCCGACCAGTTGACCTCGGTCGGCTACGTCTTCCTCGACACCACCGGACCGGTGCGCGTCGCCCACGGGCGGGTCACCCGCAGCCTCCGGGTGGTGCGTACCGCCAATCCCGACACTCCCGTGACCAGGTCGGTGTTCGGCGTCCACCTGGACCACGCGCCCGGGGTCGCGCCCTCCTCGCTGGCGTACGCGCTGGTGCCGAACGCGTCCGAACGCCAGTTGGGTTCCTACGGCGCGGGCCGGGTCGTCGTGGCGGCGAACACCACGCAGGTGCAGGCCGTCCGGCACACCGGGCTCGGGCTGACCGCGGTGAACACCTTCGGCGCGGGCGCGTACAACGTCGCGGGCGTACGGGTCGACGGAGCGGCGTCGGTGCTGGTGCAGCGGCGGCGCGACGGGCGGACCGAGGTCGCCGTCGCCGACCCCACCACGGACCGGGAGACGATCGCGGTGGTCCTGCGTGGCCGGCCGCTGACCCCGGTCGAGCCGGCCGAGGGTGTACGGGTGAGTGCGGTCGCGGGCGGTACCCGGCTGGACGTCGACACATCGCAGCTGTACGGGCGCAGCCGCACAGTCACCCTGGAGCTCTGA
- a CDS encoding alpha/beta hydrolase encodes MREKVRFISDGVECVAWHYPGVNGACVIMGAGGGVTKEPGTDRFAGRFHDAGYTVLAFDYRRLGESGGRPRQILRMGEQFADWQAAITCAATLPEVDPTKIAIWGFSLSGGHVFRVAARDARVAAAIAQTPLADGLAAISKAGRHQKPAAMLRFTGRGIRDAVGALGGRAPLLVPLAGEPGTVALLTTPDSLDGDRALNPGNQYPDWQQEVAARFGLRAPFYRPGRDAPRVRCPLLVLVCDQDQAAAPAAAVEAGQRARRGEVVHLPGGHYAPFLDAHEPAVDTELSFLSRHLLDHPRTEHPAVGVGDFSRRGGLA; translated from the coding sequence GTGCGGGAGAAGGTCCGTTTCATCAGCGACGGTGTCGAGTGCGTCGCCTGGCACTATCCGGGGGTCAACGGCGCCTGCGTGATCATGGGCGCGGGGGGCGGGGTGACCAAGGAGCCCGGCACCGACCGGTTCGCCGGGCGTTTCCACGACGCCGGGTACACCGTCCTCGCCTTCGACTACCGAAGGCTCGGCGAGAGCGGAGGCCGTCCGCGCCAGATCCTGCGGATGGGCGAACAATTCGCCGACTGGCAGGCCGCGATCACGTGTGCCGCCACCCTGCCCGAGGTCGACCCGACCAAGATCGCGATCTGGGGATTCTCCTTGTCGGGCGGCCATGTCTTCCGTGTCGCGGCGCGCGACGCACGGGTGGCCGCGGCGATCGCGCAGACGCCGCTCGCCGACGGTCTGGCCGCCATCAGCAAGGCGGGGCGGCACCAGAAGCCGGCCGCGATGCTGCGCTTCACGGGCAGGGGGATACGCGATGCCGTTGGCGCTCTCGGAGGGCGTGCGCCGCTGCTGGTCCCGCTGGCGGGCGAGCCGGGCACGGTGGCGCTCCTCACCACGCCGGACAGTCTCGACGGCGACAGAGCCCTCAATCCGGGCAACCAGTATCCGGACTGGCAGCAGGAGGTCGCCGCCCGCTTCGGACTCCGCGCCCCCTTCTACCGGCCCGGCCGGGACGCGCCCCGCGTGCGATGCCCCTTGCTCGTGCTCGTGTGTGACCAGGATCAGGCCGCGGCTCCGGCGGCGGCTGTCGAGGCGGGGCAGCGAGCGCGCCGTGGGGAAGTCGTACACCTTCCCGGTGGTCACTACGCGCCGTTCCTGGACGCCCACGAGCCGGCGGTCGACACCGAGCTGTCCTTCCTGAGCCGGCACCTGCTCGACCATCCCCGAACGGAGCACCCCGCCGTCGGCGTCGGTGACTTCTCGCGCCGAGGTGGACTCGCGTGA
- a CDS encoding hemerythrin domain-containing protein — protein sequence MTDHRTRQRRALRGDVDFTFMYAGHDAFNRDLRRLTAAAKAGRTPDPALRAGWETFKKQLHIHHTVEDTALWPPLRRRLDRPADVAVLDAMEAEHELIDPLLARVDAAFGAGDGPRLNAAAEELAATLTAHMEHEEEEALPLVETHLGPKGWDAFREAIRKMQGLKGAAEFLPWLLDEATAELADRVLSELPAPARLLYRKRWLPSYTRTPRWTTPTA from the coding sequence ATGACCGATCACCGGACCAGGCAGCGCCGCGCTCTGCGGGGCGACGTCGACTTCACCTTCATGTACGCCGGTCACGACGCGTTCAACCGTGACCTGCGCCGGCTTACCGCCGCGGCGAAGGCGGGCCGGACGCCGGACCCCGCCCTTCGCGCCGGGTGGGAGACCTTCAAGAAGCAGCTCCACATCCACCACACCGTCGAGGACACGGCGCTGTGGCCACCGCTTCGCCGGCGGCTCGATCGGCCGGCCGACGTGGCGGTGCTGGACGCGATGGAGGCCGAACACGAGCTCATCGATCCACTGCTCGCCCGGGTCGACGCCGCGTTCGGCGCCGGCGACGGTCCCCGGCTGAACGCCGCCGCCGAGGAGCTCGCGGCCACCCTCACGGCACACATGGAACACGAAGAGGAGGAGGCCCTGCCGCTCGTCGAGACCCACCTGGGGCCGAAAGGGTGGGACGCGTTCCGCGAGGCGATCCGAAAGATGCAGGGGCTGAAGGGTGCGGCCGAGTTCCTTCCGTGGTTGCTCGACGAGGCCACCGCCGAACTCGCCGACCGGGTGCTGAGCGAACTACCCGCCCCCGCCCGGTTGCTCTACCGGAAGAGGTGGTTGCCCAGCTACACCCGCACGCCCCGGTGGACCACTCCGACGGCCTGA
- a CDS encoding ester cyclase, producing the protein MNARAANAALVRRMLECFNTRQFDQADDLFTPDFFSHPLGTTGFEAGKAAWRTLVARFPDMRVVAEDVLADGDKVAVRSSVEGMAPDGATHPMMIEIFRIDDGRLAENWALSEGTQKSALGLGQ; encoded by the coding sequence ATGAACGCACGCGCCGCGAACGCCGCCCTGGTGCGGAGGATGCTGGAGTGTTTCAACACCCGGCAGTTCGACCAGGCGGACGATCTGTTCACCCCCGACTTCTTCAGTCATCCGCTCGGTACCACCGGGTTCGAGGCGGGTAAGGCTGCCTGGCGCACGCTGGTCGCCCGGTTTCCCGACATGCGCGTCGTCGCCGAGGACGTTCTCGCGGACGGCGACAAGGTCGCCGTCCGCTCCTCCGTCGAGGGGATGGCCCCGGACGGAGCCACACACCCGATGATGATCGAGATCTTCCGTATCGACGACGGACGGCTCGCGGAGAACTGGGCGCTCAGCGAGGGCACGCAGAAGAGTGCTCTTGGACTTGGCCAGTAG
- a CDS encoding DUF2089 domain-containing protein, whose amino-acid sequence MTQHPQHTPPSACPTCQAPLSVSGLHCDRCDTEVRGHFRHCEFCALDDAQRDLLRVFLAARGNTKELERHLGVSYPTARARLDELLTALGVASAPPVDRQTRRRQLLDAVARGDVDVEDAMAELTQA is encoded by the coding sequence ATGACCCAGCACCCTCAGCACACCCCGCCGAGCGCCTGCCCCACCTGTCAGGCACCGCTGTCGGTCTCGGGGCTGCACTGCGACCGGTGTGACACCGAGGTACGAGGTCACTTCCGGCACTGCGAGTTCTGCGCGCTCGACGACGCCCAGCGCGACCTGCTGCGGGTGTTCCTCGCCGCCCGCGGCAACACCAAGGAACTCGAACGCCACCTGGGCGTGAGCTACCCCACCGCACGCGCCCGGCTGGACGAGCTCCTCACCGCGCTCGGCGTGGCCTCCGCGCCGCCGGTCGACCGGCAGACCAGGCGACGGCAACTACTCGACGCCGTGGCGCGCGGTGACGTCGACGTCGAGGACGCCATGGCCGAACTCACCCAGGCCTAG
- a CDS encoding TetR family transcriptional regulator has protein sequence MDVTGEEGSRGRAGYRRSTGSPRGEAKRRELLERVVDDLAVNGLVDFSLRRAARSAGTTHKVLLYHFDGVDDLLRQAVFELRGRRIGNALAAGGVPAGGRTLADRVRAVWPTLWEEELGLRRVLDQAIGLAMYDPGRYSDLAREASRQYLPFLQSLCPPEWPDERKLEISQMILATLRGFLLERLTTGDEAGVDAGLRGLLRVLELEELADR, from the coding sequence ATGGACGTCACTGGTGAGGAAGGTTCGCGCGGACGGGCCGGATATCGGCGATCGACAGGGTCCCCGCGCGGCGAGGCCAAGCGCCGGGAACTGCTGGAACGGGTCGTCGACGACCTCGCGGTGAACGGACTGGTCGACTTCTCGCTCCGGCGTGCCGCACGGTCGGCCGGTACGACGCACAAGGTGTTGCTCTACCACTTCGACGGTGTCGACGACCTCCTCCGGCAGGCGGTCTTCGAACTGCGTGGGCGGCGTATCGGCAACGCGCTGGCCGCCGGAGGAGTGCCGGCCGGCGGTCGGACGCTGGCGGACCGGGTGCGCGCCGTCTGGCCGACCCTGTGGGAGGAGGAGCTCGGCCTGCGGCGGGTGCTCGACCAGGCCATCGGCCTGGCGATGTACGACCCGGGCCGGTACTCCGATCTCGCCCGGGAGGCCTCGCGGCAGTACCTGCCCTTCCTGCAGTCCCTGTGTCCTCCGGAGTGGCCCGACGAGCGCAAGCTGGAGATCTCCCAGATGATCCTCGCGACGCTCCGGGGCTTTCTGCTGGAGCGGCTGACGACCGGGGACGAGGCCGGAGTCGACGCGGGGCTCAGGGGCCTGCTCCGGGTGCTGGAACTGGAGGAGCTCGCCGACCGGTGA
- a CDS encoding VOC family protein has product MIVSTQKISTFLMFTGQAEEAMTFYASLFPDSEVRSVTRYGADGQGAEGSVQHATFALAGQEFMAIDSPVEHAFGFTPSVSLFVTCESEQELDRLFAALSEKGQTLMPLGEYGFSTRFGWVNDRFGVSWQLNLP; this is encoded by the coding sequence ATGATCGTCAGTACGCAGAAGATCTCGACGTTCCTCATGTTCACCGGGCAGGCCGAGGAGGCGATGACCTTCTATGCCTCGCTGTTCCCCGACTCCGAGGTGCGGTCGGTGACCCGCTACGGCGCGGACGGCCAGGGCGCGGAGGGAAGCGTGCAGCACGCGACGTTCGCCCTTGCAGGGCAGGAGTTCATGGCTATCGACAGCCCGGTCGAGCACGCGTTCGGCTTCACGCCGTCGGTCTCGCTGTTCGTGACCTGCGAGAGCGAGCAGGAGCTCGACCGGCTGTTCGCCGCACTGTCGGAGAAGGGCCAGACCCTGATGCCGCTGGGCGAGTACGGATTCAGTACGAGGTTCGGCTGGGTGAACGACCGGTTCGGCGTCTCCTGGCAGCTCAACCTGCCCTGA
- a CDS encoding alpha/beta fold hydrolase gives MKTIELSVGAIDYEDTGGDGPVVVLLHGLLMDATLWDGPVAALSTDHRCVVPTLPLGAHRHGMSADADLTLPGIAGLVAELLDHLDLRDVTLVGNDTGGALVQLLMADGAARVGRVVLASCDAFDNFPPGLTGRTLFLAGKLPPRAFGLFMQQMRLRAVRRLPIAFGWLTKRGDAVTARWVRPLLHQPEISRDTVRILRAAAADTDLLVRAAEHLPGFDRPALVIWGSEDRVMPVEHARRLADLLPYGRLVMVDDSYTLIPLDQPARLAELIREFVLSSRLGNAGRPGR, from the coding sequence GTGAAGACCATCGAGTTGTCCGTGGGTGCGATCGACTACGAGGACACCGGCGGTGACGGGCCCGTGGTCGTGCTGCTGCACGGGCTGCTGATGGACGCCACGTTGTGGGACGGGCCGGTCGCCGCGTTGTCCACCGACCATCGCTGCGTGGTTCCCACGCTGCCGCTCGGTGCGCACCGCCACGGGATGAGCGCCGATGCGGACCTGACCCTGCCCGGAATCGCCGGACTGGTCGCGGAGCTCCTCGACCACCTCGACCTGCGCGACGTCACCCTGGTGGGAAACGACACCGGCGGTGCGCTCGTCCAGCTCCTCATGGCCGACGGGGCCGCCCGCGTGGGACGGGTCGTCCTCGCCTCCTGCGACGCGTTCGACAACTTTCCCCCGGGCCTGACCGGCAGGACCCTCTTCCTCGCCGGCAAGCTGCCGCCCCGGGCGTTCGGGCTGTTCATGCAGCAGATGCGCCTCCGCGCGGTGCGGCGGCTTCCCATCGCGTTCGGATGGCTGACCAAGCGAGGGGACGCCGTCACTGCCCGGTGGGTGCGGCCGCTCCTGCACCAGCCGGAGATCAGCCGCGACACCGTACGGATCCTGCGAGCGGCCGCGGCCGACACCGATCTCCTGGTGCGCGCGGCCGAACACCTGCCGGGCTTCGATCGCCCTGCCCTGGTGATCTGGGGAAGTGAGGACCGGGTGATGCCGGTCGAGCACGCCCGCCGCCTCGCCGACCTGCTTCCGTACGGCCGGCTGGTCATGGTGGACGACAGCTACACGCTCATCCCGCTCGACCAGCCGGCGAGGCTCGCCGAGCTCATCCGCGAGTTCGTCCTCTCGTCCCGGCTCGGGAACGCCGGACGGCCCGGCCGCTGA
- the pknB gene encoding Stk1 family PASTA domain-containing Ser/Thr kinase, translating into MTPNDRAQPGPTGDTGDADRTVPRRVLGGRYELHQELGRGGMAVVWAGTDLRLGRRVAVKTMRPEHATDSTFQARFRREAQSAASLNHHSIVAVYDNGEDELNGVSVPYIVMEYVEGRTLRDILRDGRPILPERALEVAAEVLDALEYSHRAGIIHRDVKPANVMVTPAGDVKVMDFGIARALSDVSAGLTQTAAVIGTAQYLSPEQARSEQVDARSDVYSTGCLLYELLTGRPPFTGDSPVSVAYQHVREEPRPPSAVESRVPPEADRIAMQALRKNPADRYQSAGQMRADIHRALDGQNVHASEAPTVAAATAVAPVPADATARYAPAADPQSGWSETAEQRRSAPYGRDDRDDRDGRDDEKRKALPWVLALVGLVLLGILAFAAYQLIDGGSAQTTSSPSLVGKTESQAKAILAAKNLKLGDTTDKASEDAPKGQIIAQDPAPGGSVRVGGAVDVTVSSGTPEVRIPEVVGDQMSEARTALEEAGFRVRDKEDKQSSKPGGEVTKVDPPEGSLVAKNSLVTIYHSTGLTEVPDVRKKDEGEAKAILEDAGFKVRSIPEENADADPGTVLSQIPEAGSRREAGTRVTIVVAKEPKATSEPTPTDTPTPTDTPSPTPTPTKDNKPKLPKLPF; encoded by the coding sequence ATGACCCCCAACGACCGGGCCCAGCCCGGCCCCACCGGCGACACCGGCGACGCGGACCGCACGGTCCCGCGCCGCGTGCTCGGCGGCCGGTACGAGCTGCACCAGGAGCTCGGCCGCGGAGGCATGGCGGTGGTGTGGGCAGGTACCGACCTGCGGCTGGGCCGCCGCGTCGCGGTGAAGACCATGCGCCCCGAGCACGCCACCGACTCGACCTTCCAGGCGCGGTTCCGCCGGGAGGCGCAGTCGGCCGCGTCGCTCAACCACCACTCGATCGTCGCGGTCTACGACAACGGCGAGGACGAGCTGAACGGCGTCTCGGTGCCGTACATCGTGATGGAGTACGTCGAGGGCCGCACGCTGCGCGACATCCTCCGCGACGGCCGGCCGATCCTGCCCGAGCGCGCCCTGGAAGTGGCGGCGGAGGTCCTCGACGCCCTGGAGTACAGCCACCGCGCCGGGATCATCCACCGCGACGTCAAACCGGCCAACGTGATGGTCACCCCCGCCGGCGACGTCAAGGTCATGGACTTCGGCATCGCCCGGGCGCTCAGCGACGTCTCGGCCGGGCTCACCCAGACCGCCGCCGTGATCGGCACCGCGCAGTACCTCTCCCCGGAGCAGGCACGCAGCGAGCAGGTCGACGCCCGCAGCGACGTCTACTCCACCGGCTGCCTGCTGTACGAGCTGCTCACCGGCCGGCCGCCGTTCACCGGGGACTCGCCGGTCTCGGTCGCCTACCAGCACGTACGCGAGGAGCCGCGACCGCCGTCCGCGGTCGAGTCGCGGGTGCCGCCCGAGGCGGACCGGATCGCGATGCAGGCGCTGCGCAAGAACCCGGCCGACCGCTACCAGAGCGCCGGGCAGATGCGTGCCGACATCCACCGGGCACTGGACGGCCAGAACGTGCACGCCTCCGAGGCGCCGACGGTGGCGGCCGCGACCGCTGTCGCACCGGTGCCGGCGGACGCGACCGCGCGGTACGCGCCCGCGGCGGACCCCCAGTCCGGGTGGAGCGAGACCGCCGAGCAGCGCCGGTCCGCGCCGTACGGCCGAGATGACCGCGACGACCGCGACGGCCGCGACGACGAGAAGCGCAAGGCGCTGCCGTGGGTGCTCGCCCTGGTGGGGCTGGTGCTGCTCGGCATACTCGCCTTCGCGGCGTACCAGCTGATTGACGGCGGGTCGGCGCAGACCACCAGCTCGCCCAGCCTGGTCGGTAAGACCGAGTCCCAGGCCAAGGCGATCCTGGCGGCGAAGAACCTCAAGCTGGGCGACACCACCGACAAGGCGAGCGAGGACGCCCCGAAGGGGCAGATCATCGCCCAGGACCCGGCGCCCGGCGGCTCGGTGCGGGTCGGCGGCGCGGTCGACGTCACGGTGTCCAGCGGGACGCCGGAGGTCCGGATCCCCGAGGTCGTGGGCGACCAGATGTCCGAGGCGCGCACGGCCCTGGAGGAGGCCGGGTTCCGCGTACGGGACAAGGAGGACAAGCAGTCCAGCAAGCCCGGAGGCGAGGTGACCAAGGTGGACCCGCCGGAGGGTTCGCTGGTGGCCAAGAACTCCCTGGTGACGATCTACCACTCCACCGGGCTGACCGAGGTGCCCGACGTACGCAAGAAGGACGAGGGCGAGGCGAAGGCGATCCTCGAGGACGCCGGCTTCAAGGTCCGCTCGATCCCGGAGGAGAACGCCGACGCCGACCCCGGCACCGTGCTGTCGCAGATCCCCGAAGCCGGTTCGCGCAGGGAGGCCGGCACGCGGGTGACGATCGTGGTGGCCAAGGAACCCAAGGCCACGTCGGAACCGACCCCGACGGACACGCCGACGCCCACGGACACCCCGTCGCCGACACCGACGCCGACCAAGGACAACAAGCCGAAGCTTCCCAAGCTCCCCTTCTGA
- a CDS encoding TetR/AcrR family transcriptional regulator, with product MSGHPSKPARKVPPSASDSGRDLRADARRNRDRVLRTAQQLFARDGLGVSLDEIARRAGVGPGTVHRHFPSKEALYLAVAIDQLEQLITEADDLAAAGDPAALFTLLAQMMASGAENAAVKSALVAAEFDLRTAAPGVAADLTRRVTDLLERAHAADVVRHDVTVDEVMALVAGAFAAIRHADAETSRERSAHLAQLILDGLRPQPRRPRPRAKPRVRAG from the coding sequence ATGTCCGGCCACCCGAGCAAGCCCGCACGCAAGGTTCCGCCGTCCGCTTCCGACAGCGGCCGGGATTTGCGCGCGGACGCCCGACGTAATCGCGATCGGGTCCTGCGGACCGCCCAACAACTGTTCGCCAGGGACGGTCTGGGCGTCTCCCTCGACGAGATCGCGCGCCGCGCGGGCGTGGGCCCGGGCACCGTCCATCGGCACTTTCCCAGCAAGGAAGCGCTGTATCTCGCCGTCGCGATCGACCAACTGGAGCAGCTGATCACCGAGGCGGACGACCTCGCCGCCGCCGGAGATCCCGCTGCCCTCTTCACACTGCTGGCCCAGATGATGGCCTCGGGTGCTGAGAACGCAGCCGTCAAGAGCGCACTCGTGGCGGCGGAGTTCGACCTGCGCACCGCGGCCCCGGGTGTCGCGGCCGACCTCACCCGCCGGGTCACGGACCTGCTCGAGCGCGCACACGCCGCCGACGTCGTACGCCACGACGTCACCGTCGACGAGGTGATGGCCCTCGTCGCCGGCGCCTTCGCCGCGATCCGTCACGCCGACGCCGAAACCAGCCGCGAACGTTCGGCCCACCTCGCCCAACTGATCCTCGACGGGCTACGCCCTCAGCCCCGCCGGCCAAGGCCGAGGGCGAAGCCGAGGGTCAGGGCAGGTTGA